Proteins encoded in a region of the Zea mays cultivar B73 chromosome 2, Zm-B73-REFERENCE-NAM-5.0, whole genome shotgun sequence genome:
- the LOC103647136 gene encoding cation/H(+) antiporter 15 has protein sequence MAATTVTDPLAELWNHTMSTGRSDLYCFDPRKITMKGIWTGDNPLDFALPLLLFQIILITATTRAVALLLAPLRLPRYIAEILAGFLLGPSVLGRVPLFSDIAFPVRSIFILESMSLIGLVYYTFTIGVEIELHTVLRSGLRSFWFAAASALPPFVVGIVTGYVALTGSDDDSGGTTTTAAKAEQKFLNRLSFPVFLGATFCSTAFSVLARNIAELKLAGTDVGQLSISASLINDTFAWAGLTVATALAHVRYGMVPCIWTFVSGVVIVSISYLVVRPMLVRLAHRVAEGEVVSEAQECWVLVGVLVAALVADAGGTHAIFGAFVFGLAVPNGPVGVAIVEKVEDFVMGTLLPLFFAMSGLRTDTASITSMPAAVLLMVAALAAAALKVAAAVGVAAVFGMPLLDGTSIGLLLNTKGIIELIILNIGRNKKIMSDQSFTVLVFMSALITALVTPLLALVVKPARRLVFYKRRTIAWPQLEAEFHVLVCVHMPRDVPALLTLLDVASPSDRSPVAVQALHLIEFAGRSSALLLINASAPSSSFEHSVHRRSQVELQFKHIAHAFMAYEENVAGVLARTMAAVSPYATMHDDVTSAAEEQHSALILLPFHKHRSVDGGLEVFHPEIQALNQSIQRFSPCTVGILVDRGLGGVPGAGCRVAALFFGGRDDREVAALAIRMVSNPAIDLTLLRFAQKGGSFTGTEFDALKERKADDGILREFLDRANSVSGGGGAGVEYRERGVFNASEMVAQIREVEALGKDLFVVGKVPGLPALTAGMAEWSECPELGPIGDLLSSKDFQTTASVLVVQSYVRPSAGGMSAEQGLGGGDGVSAAGRPPRPDQIRRSSLGHRS, from the coding sequence ATGGCGGCGACGACGGTAACCGACCCGCTGGCGGAGCTGTGGAACCACACGATGTCGACGGGCCGGTCGGACCTCTACTGCTTCGACCCGAGGAAGATCACCATGAAAGGCATCTGGACGGGGGACAACCCGCTGGACTTCGCCCTCCCGCTCCTCCTCTTCCAGATCATCCTCATCACCGCCACCACACGCGCCGTGGCGCTGCTGCTGGCGCCGCTCCGCCTCCCGCGATACATCGCCGAGATCCTGGCGGGCTTCCTCTTGGGTCCCTCCGTGCTGGGCCGCGTCCCACTCTTCTCCGACATCGCCTTCCCAGTCCGCAGCATCTTCATCCTCGAGTCCATGTCCCTCATCGGCCTCGTCTACTACACCTTCACTATCGGCGTCGAGATCGAGCTCCACACCGTCCTCCGCTCGGGATTGCGCAGCTTCTGGTTCGCCGCCGCCTCCGCGctcccgcccttcgtcgtcggcatcGTCACAGGCTACGTCGCGCTCACCGGCAGCGACGACGACAGCGGCGGAACAACGACGACGGCCGCCAAGGCCGAGCAGAAGTTCCTCAACCGCCTCTCCTTCCCCGTCTTCCTTGGCGCCACTTTCTGCTCCACCGCCTTCTCCGTGCTTGCGCGCAACATCGCGGAGCTCAAGCTCGCCGGCACCGACGTGGGCCAGCTCTCCATCTCGGCGTCCCTCATCAACGACACCTTCGCGTGGGCCGGGCTCACCGTCGCCACGGCGCTGGCGCACGTCCGCTACGGCATGGTCCCGTGCATCTGGACGTTCGTGTCGGGCGTCGTCATCGTCAGCATCAGCTACCTTGTCGTCCGCCCCATGCTCGTCCGCCTAGCGCACCGCGTCGCCGAGGGCGAGGTCGTCAGCGAGGCGCAAGAGTGCTGGGTCCTCGTCGGCGTCCTGGTAGCCGCGCTCGTCGCCGACGCCGGAGGCACGCACGCCATATTCGGCGCCTTCGTTTTCGGCCTCGCCGTGCCCAACGGGCCTGTCGGCGTCGCCATCGTAGAGAAGGTAGAGGACTTCGTGATGGGAACGCTGCTGCCGCTCTTCTTCGCCATGAGCGGGCTCCGCACGGACACCGCCTCGATCACCAGCATGCCCGCTGCGGTGCTGCTGATGGTGGCCGCGCTGGCCGCTGCCGCCCTCAAGGTTGCCGCCGCAGTAGGCGTCGCCGCCGTGTTCGGCATGCCGCTGCTTGACGGCACGTCGATCGGCCTGCTGCTCAACACCAAGGGGATCATCGAGCTCATCATCCTCAACATCGGCAGGAACAAGAAGATCATGAGTGACCAGTCGTTCACGGTGCTGGTGTTCATGTCGGCGCTGATCACGGCGCTGGTGACGCCGCTGCTGGCCCTGGTGGTGAAGCCGGCGCGGCGGCTGGTGTTCTACAAGCGGCGCACCATCGCGTGGCCGCAGTTGGAAGCGGAATTCCACGTGCTGGTGTGCGTGCACATGCCGCGCGACGTGCCGGCCCTCCTGACGCTTCTGGACGTGGCGTCGCCCTCCGACCGGTCACCCGTGGCGGTGCAAGCGCTGCACCTGATTGAGTTCGCGGGGCGGTCGTCTGCGCTGCTCCTGATCAACGCGTCGGCGCCGTCGTCGTCGTTCGAGCACTCGGTGCACCGGCGCAGCCAGGTGGAGCTGCAGTTCAAGCACATCGCGCACGCCTTCATGGCCTACGAGGAGAACGTGGCGGGCGTGTTGGCGCGCACCATGGCGGCCGTGTCGCCGTACGCGACGATGCACGACGACGTGACGTCCGCCGCGGAGGAGCAGCACTCGGCGCTCATCCTGCTGCCGTTCCACAAGCACCGGTCGGTGGACGGAGGGCTGGAGGTGTTCCACCCGGAGATCCAGGCACTGAACCAGAGCATCCAGCGCTTCTCTCCCTGCACCGTGGGCATCCTCGTCGACCGCGGCCTGGGCGGCGTGCCGGGCGCCGGGTGCCGCGTGGCGGCGCTATTCTTCGGCGGGCGCGACGACCGCGAGGTGGCAGCGCTGGCGATCCGTATGGTGTCCAACCCGGCCATCGACCTCACGCTGCTCCGGTTCGCCCAGAAGGGCGGCAGTTTCACGGGCACCGAGTTCGATGCGCTCAAGGAGCGCAAGGCCGACGACGGGATCCTGCGGGAGTTCCTGGACCGGGCCAACAGcgtcagcggcggcggcggcgcgggcgtggaGTACCGCGAGCGCGGCGTGTTCAACGCCAGCGAGATGGTGGCGCAGATCAGGGAGGTGGAGGCGCTGGGGAAGGACCTCTTCGTGGTGGGCAAGGTGCCGGGACTGCCGGCGCTCACGGCGGGGATGGCGGAGTGGAGTGAGTGCCCGGAGCTGGGGCCTATCGGGGACCTGCTCTCGTCGAAGGACTTCCAGACGACAGCGTCGGTTCTGGTGGTACAGTCGTACGTGAGGCCGTCTGCCGGGGGGATGTCGGCGGAGCAGGGACTTGGCGGCGGCGATGGCGTGTCTGCGGCGGGACGACCGCCACGGCCAGATCAGATCCGTAGGAGTAGCCTTGGGCATAGGAGCTAG